In one Candidatus Woesearchaeota archaeon B3_Woes genomic region, the following are encoded:
- a CDS encoding NrdH-redoxin gives MTVKIYTTPTCHWCVKVKEFFKENNVEFTEVNVSENQAAAKEMVEKSGQMGVPVIDLNGEFIVGFNEPKLRELLKIK, from the coding sequence ATGACTGTAAAAATCTATACAACACCAACATGTCATTGGTGTGTTAAAGTTAAAGAGTTTTTCAAAGAAAACAATGTAGAGTTCACAGAAGTCAATGTTAGTGAAAACCAAGCTGCTGCAAAAGAAATGGTTGAAAAATCCGGGCAGATGGGTGTGCCAGTTATAGATTTAAATGGTGAATTTATTGTTGGTTTTAATGAACCAAAATTAAGAGAACTCTTGAAGATAAAATAA